A region of the Culex quinquefasciatus strain JHB chromosome 1, VPISU_Cqui_1.0_pri_paternal, whole genome shotgun sequence genome:
AGAAAAAGGTACGGAAACCCACAGCGAGTCAAAAGCCAGACGAGCAAATAAAGACTGTACAAACACCAGGATTGGTTATATAATGAGAGGTAAGTAAAGCCAGAATATACTAAAAGGACCAAaagctttttataaatttcgttAGAAGTTTGATTACAATAAGCCAAGCATAATGTCATCAAAAGTTTTATGCtcctttgaacatttttgcaatttagtTCATTTGTAATTCAGCTTCAAACATCTTGTTGTCTTGATGttataaaaatatcatttggaaagttatttttcaattcttggGGCAAAAGCGTCTAACTAAAACTCCCACATACGTTCGtcagaaatttaaataatttttcatctttttCAATATCCTGGACACTCGAAATTGCAGTCGGTATCCAGAAGCACGTTTCAGAAAGATCATAAAAAACCTTCCATCTTCAATTTTGCTTAGAGTGCCTCGAGACGGGGCTCGTCGGTTTTTGCGCTGCCCCAAACGGAAAAAAGAAGACCTGTGCAgggtgaaaagtgtttttttcacgCTGCAACACACCAGATAAGACGGCTTGAAAAGATGCTGAAAATTGTTTCGTATGGCGTCCCAGCTAGTGGTGAACCCTTTTTTTCACTCTTACTGGGGTAAAAACTTGAATATTCAAGTGGAAAGCCGCAAGGATATAATGGTCGTTGAAGAGATACTTTAGAGAGGGTTTCAAGAGCAGTGTGATTGCTCAGATTGCCTCAAATTGAATTTCATGGAAATGAAAAGTATTCACGCTAAATCTGAGCATGGTTCAATTCACTGCGAAAagataattcaaaaatccataATATTACtaatcctaaaatttatttaaaacgcTGATGAATTCCACTTGACATACATACACTTTCGTAAGAAACTAGAACTCAGCCTTAATTAGGCATTCCACGTAAATTATCGCTGTAATAATTACCATCATTAGGGTCTATTAAGCCTCCAACAGGCCTGCAACTGACTATTTTTTCTAATGATGTACATCATACGTAGCAGATGTAGCTTTTCAAGCTAGttgttcaatttaaaattaaaacagctTTATTTCTTATCTAtcttaatgaaaacaaatgaatcaaATCAGATAGATATAAAGATTGTGATCTCAAAAGTAAACCTaacttttgatattttaaattgtttcttgAAGGAAAAAACCATCTACATAAAACTTTTTGCTAGATTTTTTGCTTCCAAGAATACCTTCGATATATTCCCTCCCCCATCGCGGCTTTTGAAACTCTTTCATTTGTCGTTTCGCCTTTCGATATGAAGAATCACAAAGTGAGATTTCTCCAGCTGGATTCGCATGCCGCCAGAGACTGTGCCGAGCGGTTCTGGAAATTGCGCATTCCTTTTCCATCCAAATCTGGAGCGCGCATTTCTCCAGGGCATACACCATTTAATCTTGTCGTATTACGCCCCCTGCTAAACGCCCCCACCACCAGGCAGAGCTGGCAGCAGGTTGTACCTTCCGAAGCAGAAACAGAAACGTctgattttatgaatttaacGTATCATAACGCAGCCCATCATCATATAAAATATTCTGGCGAACGAACCGTCACacacaataaataaaatgggCTTTTAAGGAAATAATCTCATTGTTTAACTGATTTGTACAAGAATTTTACTGCCCAACACAAATGAATCTGTAGCTTTCCAGGAATAAAACGTAGCACAGCCTTCAATAGATGTAGTCCTGGTCTAACATTTATTTAGCAAACGAATTAGACTCTGATGGAAAACTGAGCCAAAGTTTCTGTGTATATGTTACCTAAAATTTTACTTAGATTTAACGCGCTGACTGAagataaaaatgtacaaaaaatccttttttcaagccagattttttgtttaaaaaaatcaaatgattagGAAATAGTAAGGCTTGTTATGCAAGTTTTGCTGTTTGGGTCATTAATGATCCATCAGGCTTGAAAAGATTAAATTACTTATAAACGAGATCATGTCTACATATCGTATCACAATAGTTACATATTGCatcccatttttttcaaattttccttcTTTACATGAGGCTACTGACAGACCAGATGGTTCAGATTACGAAAAAATCCTAACTACAATAATGCGAATTACAgttatcccacatattcggaacacccacaaatttggaacacttttgtgataatttgtcaatagcatggtAAATGTTGCTTTTCTgttgaccctactatttttaggacttcatttggacattttcttgccAGTTCATTGCTCATTagcaaaagtagtactttttgaacaaaaaactttatttcaacTCTATTTTTTCCAGAGCAGCGAAAcattgcctccaaattgcctgtttcataattgtgaaATGTTATTGTGCCTACCACAATTTTGGCACAtctaaatttaactgatattttcacaaaaaaaattcagacCATTCATATACCATATTTAAGCTTgaatttcgttggtttcagtgcgtgaagtcattattttgtcaaaattatgtAATCATGGAGAGAACCAATGTTTCTTtgcatccgtaagaaaaaagtgttccgaatttgtggatttcaagggtcaaagtgtttcttcaaaaacttgaaaaatggcAGTTGTTCGATTAAGCATTCAAAAGATCGcgagaaaagctttcaaatgaaggtaaaagcgaatcattaagttcaattatcgatttgctatgattttttgagcattggtcgatctgtaaactgttccgaatttgAGAGATGACTGTGTCCCTTAATAATATCTCATCAAGAACTTATGAAAGCTGTTTGAATActcgatcattttttttaattctcttcCGCAGGTCGACGAATTCCGATCGCATTACCAAACACAGGTGCCCTGTCACGTAGACGCCACACGCTTTACATCCGATCGGCCATCATCATCTTTATTCTGTTTGCATTCCTGCAGTTCCACGTGATAAACTATGGTAATGTGCTATGCGACAGGTCGTGAGCTATGGAAAACATTTATTCAACTGTTTTATTGTTGCGCCTCCACTCATTCCAGACTCGAGCGATTCGGGACCAGCGGACACCACCAATTACTCGACGGCAGCGATCCTGCACATGGTGCCACCGGTGTTCCATAAATACCTGACATCGAAAACCCGAAATGCAACCCACGGTGAGTCATTTTGCTAGCACAGAGATTTGCTTTTTAAGTTAGCTTTTGCTGctaattgcattaaaatttaaaaccaaatctCCGAACTCTCGACGAAGCAAAGTGGGAAATAGTAGCAGCATTCTGCTGAATCTATGCTAAAGTGCCAGTCCGAAATTCCACCCACATACGTGCAGAATAGTTCAAATTCTTGATTTACTAGCTGCAAGAACTGTTGTGCATTCAGAAGggaaaaattattcattttggtTTATGAATTTCCACTCAGAGCATTGTATAAACTTCAGTAGCCTATCAACGGTTACCATCCTCGCTCCGTTTTTTTTAACACCATGGATTaatctttaacaaaaaaatctttttctttttttaatgttgaaattAAAATCTTCTGGTGtaaaatttattacaatttactaaatttaaaaggTATTTTAACTTATTTCAAACTCGAATTTCATAGCATTACAACGGATTTTGAAAGGATGtcttcccgagcaggggtaaataacacgggaataccaaattttggtattacttgggcaaataacagggaccaaaatgtgcccttggttgcccagtaatagatggtaaaataccatgaaatcataccaaagacttgtatgtggaagggcacaacaataccaaaccatgttattccaagggtaaaataataccacaaaataaaaccatttcaataccaagttgaggtcttctggatttttgaacattgcatGAATACCAAAACATGGTAataccatggttttatttttaggtattcccgagCCCttagaaaatcagattttggtattcctgtggtcttccacatatatgattttggtatgatttaatGGTATTTTACTATCTATTACTGGataaccaagagcacattttggtcgctggtatttgcacaagtaataccatttttttttgtattttcataccatttttagtgcagcagttgcatttagtgaaaaaacggaaatggtcCTTAGCAACatccaaatctactcacctgatgattccatgttgttcttagtgatattcttcaccacatcgaatgcatttgtcattgatgaacggcctgtgcttaaagttcttgaagattctgaaaaataacaagattgaaaaataagtgttactaaaatgaaactgaattgaaattcaataaaattcaataatctgtcgattaacttGTTTagcaaagtatttggttatcccgacttagagaaatttcaacgtttttaaaaaaaatctaagtgggtatataaaaaaaatttaaaatcatttttgggttttaagtcattttagcgcaaaattaataatgtcgccaaaattaaaaaaaaatcccatattttcagaggaatttaatggaaactttcaataacaaaataatactaaaatgtggcatcctgactaagaatttttttcacaatttcaagtcatttctttagggggtagtatatcaaaaatgtttaaaatcaagcttgaaatttccgcaaaattaattattttgtcaaaattggtcaacattttcccatagtttcacaggtatttgataaaatactgtaatgccaaaagaataccaaaatgtggtgttcgaccattgacaaattcagcaattttgcaatatcaaaacaataccttgaatttgtatgataccacattttgctctagcataatccttaagacaaattttaaagggtccaggaatacaaaaaattggtattgataccagagaaaggtattattacgcatttcccttgttatttacccatgctcgggttcgggttcgttttttgaataaatcattAGCGATAAAGctttaagctttaaaaaaaattaataccctgaaaaatatttatatatcgTGACAACGATCaaaatgaaaatcaattttcaaggtTTGGTggtaaatataattaaaactaTCAATAATGGAGtcattattttgaaacaaaccGGTTCGTATACAACCTCtttattcattcaaatgttattgAAATCACAAGCCATAATACACACGGGCGGGCAAAAACTTGAATTAATATTTTCGttagtgattcgattatccaaagtcccatacaaaccttcggataatcgaactcggtcatcaaaacttcggataatcgaagcttcagataatcgagtcagaACTGTACTTGCTTTGAAATGTGGTAAAACTTTACTTTCTTTTTTCACGTGCTACTGGCACGagattaaaatgaaaatgattaAATAAATTACTACGCATTTGTGCTATCTTGTAAAATCAGCTACAGGTAAAACAGCATGTGTAACAAGataactaggcttagtgatttttcacgctcgaaaatagaaaatttcacggggacctcaatttcaaaacaccaaatttcacgcaaatttcacggaacgtgaaaaatgtaaaaGTAACTCTGAAAagcttatgtttaaatcacaaaaagtaCCTACTTTTTAGCTTCATtaaatattattcttcaataaactttaaaaaaccctcgctaaattttaacttggcacaaaaaaatgtccttattttcaaaaaagtttccatctggttaatggatgggctctatttatattttgaaacaaaatgtaagcATGCGTATTATTATTTGTTGAActgttttttaatattcgacttataatgctaaaaaattttcgctgatttatcagtttacattttattgaatttcatgtcAATCATATCAGATTCAACAATCCTGTCTAGCCAAAATGAGTGAAATAGTTTCAATTTTCCGCGACAATtagtcaattcaaaatattttttaaggttttcatctccATTTTCTAAagcttaatttaaaatcaataggcaaaaattaATTATATGATTGGTAACgaaatagaaatttttattcaaaattagaacagaaaacaaaaaaggtgctatttttaactttcaagAGAATCATCCACcctaataataaaattatttaaacacgacccagaaatttttatttaaaggttcaaagataaaaaatactctttatttcattttgaataaaacaaagctgaattattttaatttcttttgaaattatacctTTCAAGTAAAAGAGtagtattttaataaatttagtaagtttctaaaatactgaaaaacctgaacaattcttcaaatggttcgaattaagcttttcaattgaaaactaataattttttttttgagatagtcttttttgttgaaatatcatgatgatgatgctatttgaaaaaaaaattgagaaaattgataaatttcaagagTTTTATACCGTCGGCGAACAtatattgtcaaaatttactaaccctatattagtaattgaacaaggTTATTCACTCACttgattctacagtagttcttacgattatttttattcctatttgagtttaatacaatattttgagaaaaatcgttacattttcacgcaaacataaaatttcacgggatttcgcggaaaaagacaaatttcgcggatttcacgctgtccgcgaaatcgtgaaatttcactaaccctaaagaTAACACACTAGCGACGATTTATTGCATTGTACTAACGTTTACTAACGTTAGACCGAGCCaagtagcctagtggtaacgcttccacctcggggttcaaatctcggctcggaccaacacaactggtgatcttttcccttctggattcggtTGCTTAGTAAAGGGCAGGTAGTGTACcatcacaagctggaccttagAGAAGTCGACCTAtgaaatgttaacattaaccttaacacgTTAAGAATTAACCACTAAATCCGCTCTGTAAATGCGGCCCCGAGGAAAATTACTTAACATGCAGAATACAGTAATacagtaacgtcatgattcgaaatccggacacttagtagtatatcatttttgttttagctggcaaaaaatcatgtaataagttggaaatgtagaaatatcataaggatgtagtacaaacagtaaattttaagaaaattcattcaaaatatgtcattactaacattttttcatcagaatttcaaaattaaaatgactgtCGAATCCCGGACAATGatgaaagctgattcgaaatccgaacacttttgtctcgaattccggacactcgattttgcttatgaatcgcacaaatttgggctgaaattttagtgaatggcattctttagatatcaaataagctgttaacttAATAACAATCGataatttgtataaaaaaaaaatgttagaatttaagaaaatccgaaccataaatttctgctttgccttcccggtgcttcgaacgggAACGCCTTTCAGCAAAATGTTTCACAGTTTTGGTAAACtcatgttttaatttaatttaatttaactgtgTTGGCATTGTCTACAGCGTCCAAACATAATTgaaatgttgatgttgatgttagaattcttCAAATAGCGCAGTTTTAACAATGTTTATGCGAACttacatcaaaataattgataaaacaagtatccgggtttcgaagcgtcctggaattcgaatcatgacgttatacaaaaaaaatcaaaccacgtTACGACGTTATACAAAACAATCAAACCAAGGAATCTTCCactccagggttcgaactgacgacctttggattgcgagtccaaccgccgccagcgattccaccggagcaggcttttAACTTtctcatccgatagaaggttggagcagatgggaatcgaacccatgatcttccgtgcttcaaatattgaaaatttgtgataaATGTGCTTCGTTTCttctagggggtccactaatggttaaaataccctatgatAACACACTTGGTACAGTAACGATGTTTTCACAGCAAATAATATATAATGCTCTAGGCTCCTAGAGTGCTAGCGGTAAAATGGTAGAAAGAGACTGTTTGCACTGATGTGGAAGTTTCTCCTGTGAATGTTATTCGACGATATAATTTGACTTAATTGAGTGAAGGTGCTTAAACCCATCTTTTTTCGTTTCGCTTAAACCCATCAGGCCTGATTTTTTCTTCGAAATGTGTGCTAAGGAAAGATTGTTGTGGGTACCCAAAAAAATTGCGCTACTTTAACGCATCTTGaattttgggtcatatatgacttATCACTCAAGCCTGGAAAAGGTACTTTTTTTAGTTGATTGAGTGTTGAGGATGAATAACATAGAAGAGTTTGAAccagtttcaaatatttctgtgACAGCAaacaaaatctttattttttaacagtttttaaatactaaatcaCTTGAGCTAAATTGCTGTCATTTTCCCAATTGCAGGACAGAACGGTACACACGTGGGGACTAACGAGGGCTCACAGCGGTCGGCAAACATCAGCGAGATTCTCCGGATGATACATCGATACAACGAGATGCAGTCGGTCCTGAATGAGGACATCTTCGGTCCGTTACAAAATGATTCTGTGATAATAGTAGTGCAGGTAAGTGCGATTACAGCTTTGCCCGGCAACGGCCACAGGAAATGACATCATTAATTTGCACCGGACAGCTGCTGCGTGGGGTCGTCATTTGTCCCCGTCCCAGGACTATTAATTGTGGGGTCGCTACTCGTTGTCTGGCCATCAGCGAGCGGCGGTATCCATATTGCTCAGTGATACAACGGTAGCAGCGGTAGCAACGACACGTCGAAGCCTGCGGGCTCAGTTCGGTTGGTAAAATTTCACTAGTTTTGTACGGTTCCCGTGATGCCGTGCCAAAATGTGCCATCTGGTCACCACCCAGGGGCAATAGACACTCGCTGCCGCTGCTACTGCAGTAGTCCAAATCCAGCAGCAGTTGGGTGATTTTGTTCCGAACTAGTGAACCGACACGGATGTTTGTGCCCGTCGGAGATCGTTCCGACGAAAGCAGCGCCCAGTGGTTAGCGTAGTTCACAGTTGAGCGTAGATGTTGGTTGAAATCCTCTGGACAAAAAACCTGGTGCCAAACAGCACAGCGGGCAGTCTCGTTTGGCAGGAGAGACTagagagaaaacgtttcaaacggtgatttaattttgaaaaatgactgtACGGAAAAATCCATGCAAATTTCATTCAGACAAAATCAGGATACATACGAGTTACatactttaaataataaaatcaatgcgaaattcaacaaaagtttgaaaggcACTCTGCAGAACTaaacttaaattaaataaatctaattttcaaaaccaCTTCACTACACCAAAAATATAGAGTAAATTTATTATGAAACGCATAGGCAAACACAGGCTACACAAGCACAAAACTCACAATGACGGTGGACCAGAATTTCCGCCGCGGAGCGACCGGCAGCAGCAACTTCCGGAGCACGATTTCGCACAGTGTGAACAGAGTTTCCGGTGTACCCCACACACGGCTTTTCCTGTAGAGAAAAGTTTAGTGTTTACTCAGGTGTATCGTTCAAGTTTGAACAAAACTAAACATGAACTAAATATATTACATAAACACAGGAAaacaaaaacgttaaattttcaaaacaaaaataaattttgtgtcAAGAACCATGTTTTGAACCATTTTCATTAGACTTCCAGTTCTTGTAAGATGCATTCCAATTTAAAATCCACAAGGTCAACCATCCAAATTCACACACACAAATACCGAACCGGTTCACCGTGCTATGATATTATCcagttttcatcaaaaatttatattgaaacataaatcgaaaaacttttCTCGCTTCACTGTTCTGGGACAGGGAACGCTAAAATCATAGCTTCAAGGTTGCTGCCACCCGGCGGCTTGCCGGCAGTGGTTGGTGTGTCTAGTGatgtttgcaaattttgattcTTACGAAATAACAGAAATCGCCTTGGATTCTGAAAcaataattgttaaaattttgtgtccACAGAGCTTTTAAAGTCAATGTCGATTAACGTTATGAGGTGGAACAGAGAAAATTTACATTGTGGTTCTGGGCAATTTCGAGATCTTTTACCCTATtagttttgaaacttttgatccAATTTCTTGATTGGATAAGCTTGGGTTGACAGGTTAGATTTCATGTATTAATCGCTGTTATCACATAACAAATtcaatctttaattttaatcattgattcttaaatgaaattaaactaTACCCTTTAAGTTTGTACACAAAggttatttctttttttcttttttttaacgcTCGgtagttaaaaattaaatattatagCCGATTCAGAGAAAAATGTCCGCACTCTGCTAAGAAACCAAAGGTTGGCTTGAGACATCTTTCTCTGTAATGGCAATAACTTTTTCTAACAAGTGGCATAAAACAGCTTTAGAGCAAATTTTCAGCTATACTTCCTCCAGATTATTCACTCTCTAGAAATTccttaaaatcatttgaaataacAATGGAACAACAGCAGCTCAAATCAAACAAtttgttacaaaaaaatcaaagccaATATTTATACGATTATTTTACACCACGTTTTGGAAGATTCACACTATTAACTCACTTTCGTCCCCGGTAAACTTTCgattttggtttgaaatttcCTGGCAGTTTAAACTGAATAACATCCATTTTTACACTTTTATTGAATACTTGAGGCAACCGGTACTAGCTCGTTCCTTAATCACACTTCACGATTAGCAGCTTATCAGCCCAGATGGCTCAGTGGCCCGTTGACGAATGGCGAATAATTTTTCGCAACAGCTCGCTTTTTccatgcttttttttatttccctcaGAAAGGGTTCGAGCTTTCCTCTGTTGCTTTTCCCAAACTACAGCTTTCATTTTTATTCGCCTACCTATTTATAATTTGCTTAGGCCTGGtttatgttgttgtttttttttttatccgcgCTGCTCTACAACCGAAACGCCTACATTATAATGCTATTTATTGTGTAAGGTCGAGAGGACCTATAGCAATGGGGGTTGGAGGCGAGCCTAATAAATGAGACCGAGCTCGAATCGACTCTTTTTGTTTCTTTCGATATCGTATACAGTAAAGAATCCCATCGTCAACTTGTTTATTC
Encoded here:
- the LOC119765157 gene encoding uncharacterized protein LOC119765157, encoding MDVIQFKLPGNFKPKSKVYRGRKKSRVWGTPETLFTLCEIVLRKLLLPVAPRRKFWSTVISLLPNETARCAVWHQVFCPEDFNQHLRSTVNYANHWALLSSERSPTGTNIRVGSLVRNKITQLLLDLDYCSSSGSECLLPLGGDQMAHFGTASREPYKTSEILPTELSPQASTCRCYRCYRCITEQYGYRRSLMARQRVATPQLIVLGRGQMTTPRSSCPVQINDVISCGRCRAKL